The DNA region CTTCCATCATTGTTCCGGTCTACATAAATGTATCCGTAACGCTTCTTCATCTCTCCGGTACCCGCACTGACCAGATCAATCGGTCCCCAACTGGTGTATCCTAGAATTTCGACACCATCCTGGATTGCTTCGGCCATCTCGGCAAAATGACTATTCAAATATTCGATGCGGTAGTCATCTTCAACAGTGTCATTGTCGAGCAATACATCTGTGGCGCCAAGTCCATTTTCCACAATAAACAGTGGTTTGCCATATCGGTCATGCAGCTGGTTGCATGTAATACGAAGCCCCTTCGGATCAATCGTCCATCCCCACTCCGAAGCCTGCAGATAAGGATTCTTCACGGAACCAAATACATTACCTTCTGTGGAATTCTTCAGGATGTCCGGATCACTGCTTGTACAGCGGCTGGCATAATAGCTGAATCCGATGTAATCGACCGTATTCTGCATGAGAATATTGGCGTCTTCAGGCTGCATGTCAATGACGATCTCATGTTCTCTGAAAAAACGCTTGGTATAACCTGGATAAGCACCCTTGGACTGAACATCGATGAAGAAGAAGGACTCACGATCCTGCTCCATCGCTTTCCATACGTCATCCGGATTGGATGTGTAAGGGTAGACCATCCCTGCAGCGAGCATACAACCGATCTGAGCACCGGGGATCATTTCATGACAAGCCTTAACCGCAAGTGCACTTGCCACCAGTTCATGATGGGCTGCCTGATAAAGAACCTGGTCTTTGTCTTCGCCTTCCTGAAGAACAATACCCGCGCCGATATACGGTAGATGCAGCAGCATGTTGATCTCGTTAAAGGTCATCCAATACTTCACTTTTTCCTTGTAACGATTGAACAGCGTCTTTGCATAAGTCTCGAAAAATCCAATCATCTTGCGGTTCTTCCACCCGCCGTAAGTCTCAACCAGATGCACTGGTACATCAAAGTGACAGATGGTGACCACAGGTTCAATGTTGTATTTTAATAATTCGTCGAAGACATCATCGTAAAATTGCAATCCTGCCTCATTCGGCTCCGCATCATCACCATTTGGGAAAATCCGTGCCCAGGCAATGGACATTCTGAAGCACTTGAATCCCATTTCCGCGAATAGCGCAATGTCTTCTTTATACCGATGGTAGAAATCAATTGCCTCATGGGAAGGGTAGAACTCTCCCTCTTTCGGTTCATAAGAATCCAGGTTTCCCATGGCAATAGGGAATCGATTAGCACCTGTTGGAATCAGGTCAACCGTAGTTAATCCCTTTCCCCCTTCAAGATAAGCTCCCTCAAGCTGGTTCGCTGCCGTTGCTCCTCCCCAGAGAAAATTCTCCGGGAAGGCTGTTAATTTTTCATACATTCTCGTCTACCTCCCATCCATAATGAACGTTCAATTAACCGAGTACTGTGAGCAATTTGTCTTTCTCTTTCACAGATTCATCCTTCGTGCCGACTACATCCAAATAATTGGACGTGTTCGTAATAATTATCGGTGTAACCGTCTCATATCCGGCATCCTTGATCGCTTGCAGATCAAATTCCATGATCAGATCCCCAACATTAACGCGGTCGCCATCTTTTACATGAGCTGTGAAATGCTGACCTTTCAGTTGCACCGTATCCTGTCCGATATGAATCAGCATCTCAACACCATCATCGGTTACCAGCCCAATGGCATGTTTCGTGCGATACACGGTTTGCACAACTCCATTAATCGGAGATACGACTCTGCCGCTGGTTGGACGGATGGCAATCCCTTTACCCATATGCTCTCCTGCAAAGGTAACATCATTGATCTCTTTCAGTTCAACCACTTCACCAGCCATGGGGCTGTAAATTTCATATCTGTTATTCGGGTTTGGATCAAGCACAGGTGTTGGTGCTGGAACTGCATCTGCCTTGTCTTTGAAACCAACAACATACGTAAGAACAAAACCAAGTATGAACGCAACCGCTGTAGCTACAAGAGCCATGTAAAATCCGGAATCAACGCCTGTTTTTGAGTTGATGAAGGTCGGATAGCCGAATACGCCAAGTCCGCCAAACATGTACATTTTCGATCCGAATAACCCTAGTATTCCGCCTCCAATACCACCTGCGATACAACTCATGATAAATGGTTTTTTCAGTGGAAGTGTCACACCATAGATGGCTGGCTCAGTTACACCAAAGATTCCCGAGATGAAGGCTGGAATGCTCAATGATTTCAATTTGGCATTTTTGGTTTTTAACATAACGGCGAGTACCGCACCAATTTGGGCAAAGGAAGCAGCGAAAGACATCGCAACCACTGGGTCAGCTCCGGACGTACTCAAGTTAAGAAGCATGACTGGCACCAGTCCCCAGTGAAGACCAAACAATACAAACACTTGCCACAGACCACCAATGACCAAACCTGTAACGAGTGGACTTAATTCATAAATGCCTGTTGCTCCTGCGCCGATCAATTGACCTGCCCATGTAGATATCGGACCAATCACAAGGAACGTTGCCGGAACAATAACAAGTAATGTAAAGAATGGAACCAGGAACGTACTAACCACTTTAGGAATGACATTTTTGAAGAATCTCTCTATTTTCACTGCAAAAAATGTAGCGATAATGATTGGAATAACCGATGATGAGTAATTCATCAAGATTACAGGAATGCCCAAGAACGTAATGTGAATTGGTGATTCAAACAATGTACCTGCGAACAGGGTGTACAACGGATCTCCCGTAGATAGCCCGGATAGCGTTGGATAAACCAGCGTAGCTCCGATCGCCATACCAAGGAACGGTGAGCCGCCAAATTTCTTAATCGCAGTATAACCAAGGAATACCGGGAAGAAGTAGAACAGACAGTCACCCGTTGCATTCAACAGATGGTACGTTCCTGATGTATTCGTTATCCATCCAAAGGATATAAACATCGCTGTAAAACCTTTGATCATCCCTGTCGCAGCGAGCAGACCGAGTAGAGGTGTGAAGACGCCAGAGATCATGTCGATAAAACGACTGAACAAACTTCCCTTGTTACCTGAATCTTCCTGTTCTTCTGCAACCTGTCCTTCAGCAGGCAGATTGCCTGCCTTTACAACGGCTTTATATACATCCGGCACTTCATTGCCGATAACAACCTGATATTGTCCACCACTTTGCATGACGGTTATAACACCTGGCAAATTTTTAAGTTCCTCCGTTTTAGCAACGCTTTCATCTTTAAGTTTGAAACGCAATCTGGTTACGCAATGGAATACACTGTTTATGTTTTTAGCTCCGCCTACGCCAGACAAGATGTCTTTGGCCAATTTATCATAGTTCATAGTATTTCTTCCTCTCTAAGTAAACTCCCGATGCTTGTGAAACAAAGAAAACCTGAACTACTGAACATACACAACGTGCCGGATCGTCCGGAAACAAGTCATGTTATTCAGCAATTCAGGTTTTGCCCTTAACGGTTGCAACCCTGTAAGGCTGTACACAGCGATATTCAGTTGTAGTATTAACAACTTCATCCTAAAGTAAGTTGCAACCCATCTTTACAGACCCCGATTGGTCGGAAGTATCGGAATTGCCTGATTGAACAGTTACAATCCGAATGATGTATGCGCTTACTTTATGGATTCATAATATAATAACTTCTAACCTTTTGCAAGCGTTTTTTTAAGAATCTTTATTTTGTAATATCATTACTCTGAAGTGGCATGCACCACTCGCTCAATATGGATCGTTAAATACATCAATTCTTCGTTAGTCAGTTGATACGTGTAGTTATTTTCAATGAATTTTCTGATTTTCTCCGAGCACTTGTGTGCCTCAGGGTACTTCTTCTGAATCATATCAAATAACTCTTCATCGTTGTTGCTCTTATAATGCTTACCTTTGACCAGACGTTGGGCGAAAAATTTGAGATGGGTCACAAATCGATAATAGTTCAGTGCATTTTCGTCAAAGTCCATTTTGAAATGATATTTAATAATCGTCAAAATCTCCTGCATCACTTGAGTCATGCTTCGTATGTTAGGCATCTCTTCGTTTAGTGCCGCATTTACAAAATGAAGAGCCATGAACCCCGCCTCATCTTCCGGCAAGATCACACCAAACTGATCGCAAATCATATTCAACGCTTCGAGCCCCACTTCATATTCATCCTTGTAGAGCTGTTTGGTCTCCCACAGCAATCCATTGCGGATCGGGAGATTGTTACGGTAACGCTCGATGGCAAAATGAATATGATCCGTAAGGTGAAGATAAATGCTCTCGTTAAGCTTTTTCCCAAGCTTCAGCTTGGCATAAGCAATAATTTCCTCAGATACTTTCATGTACTCCAGTGGTATGCTCGCGATTAATGCCTTGAAATTTTCCTGAATATCTTCATTCTGTAAAGTAAAGATCTTATCAATAAGCTGCTCCGACACCTCATCGCCAGCTCGCTTCTGAAATGCAATCCCCCGGCCAATAACGATGACTTCCCGTTCATCCTTGATCGCAACTACAGCATTATTGTTTAACACCTTCTCGATTTTCACTTTATCCACTCCAATATACAGAAAAAGGCAAACCAACCCTTCCATGAGGTCACTGGCCTTGCCCATTTCACTTCAATGTTAACTATATGTGCGTTCATGGTATTACATTTTTC from Paenibacillus sp. JNUCC-31 includes:
- the licT gene encoding BglG family transcription antiterminator LicT, which produces MKIEKVLNNNAVVAIKDEREVIVIGRGIAFQKRAGDEVSEQLIDKIFTLQNEDIQENFKALIASIPLEYMKVSEEIIAYAKLKLGKKLNESIYLHLTDHIHFAIERYRNNLPIRNGLLWETKQLYKDEYEVGLEALNMICDQFGVILPEDEAGFMALHFVNAALNEEMPNIRSMTQVMQEILTIIKYHFKMDFDENALNYYRFVTHLKFFAQRLVKGKHYKSNNDEELFDMIQKKYPEAHKCSEKIRKFIENNYTYQLTNEELMYLTIHIERVVHATSE
- a CDS encoding 6-phospho-beta-glucosidase; amino-acid sequence: MYEKLTAFPENFLWGGATAANQLEGAYLEGGKGLTTVDLIPTGANRFPIAMGNLDSYEPKEGEFYPSHEAIDFYHRYKEDIALFAEMGFKCFRMSIAWARIFPNGDDAEPNEAGLQFYDDVFDELLKYNIEPVVTICHFDVPVHLVETYGGWKNRKMIGFFETYAKTLFNRYKEKVKYWMTFNEINMLLHLPYIGAGIVLQEGEDKDQVLYQAAHHELVASALAVKACHEMIPGAQIGCMLAAGMVYPYTSNPDDVWKAMEQDRESFFFIDVQSKGAYPGYTKRFFREHEIVIDMQPEDANILMQNTVDYIGFSYYASRCTSSDPDILKNSTEGNVFGSVKNPYLQASEWGWTIDPKGLRITCNQLHDRYGKPLFIVENGLGATDVLLDNDTVEDDYRIEYLNSHFAEMAEAIQDGVEILGYTSWGPIDLVSAGTGEMKKRYGYIYVDRNNDGSGTLRRVKKKSFHWYKEVIANNGAQYF
- a CDS encoding beta-glucoside-specific PTS transporter subunit IIABC → MNYDKLAKDILSGVGGAKNINSVFHCVTRLRFKLKDESVAKTEELKNLPGVITVMQSGGQYQVVIGNEVPDVYKAVVKAGNLPAEGQVAEEQEDSGNKGSLFSRFIDMISGVFTPLLGLLAATGMIKGFTAMFISFGWITNTSGTYHLLNATGDCLFYFFPVFLGYTAIKKFGGSPFLGMAIGATLVYPTLSGLSTGDPLYTLFAGTLFESPIHITFLGIPVILMNYSSSVIPIIIATFFAVKIERFFKNVIPKVVSTFLVPFFTLLVIVPATFLVIGPISTWAGQLIGAGATGIYELSPLVTGLVIGGLWQVFVLFGLHWGLVPVMLLNLSTSGADPVVAMSFAASFAQIGAVLAVMLKTKNAKLKSLSIPAFISGIFGVTEPAIYGVTLPLKKPFIMSCIAGGIGGGILGLFGSKMYMFGGLGVFGYPTFINSKTGVDSGFYMALVATAVAFILGFVLTYVVGFKDKADAVPAPTPVLDPNPNNRYEIYSPMAGEVVELKEINDVTFAGEHMGKGIAIRPTSGRVVSPINGVVQTVYRTKHAIGLVTDDGVEMLIHIGQDTVQLKGQHFTAHVKDGDRVNVGDLIMEFDLQAIKDAGYETVTPIIITNTSNYLDVVGTKDESVKEKDKLLTVLG